From Burkholderia cenocepacia, the proteins below share one genomic window:
- a CDS encoding urea amidolyase associated protein UAAP1, which yields MSPNPQAILAPPPHVAWETLIPAGTHWSGILRRGLVLRIVDVDGGANLSAVFHRQEDLLERYNMADTLKAQHTAHLTRGHALYTDMGRVIASITADTLGWHDPLGGVGDARLFAHKYGTSSYQADRNAMIRNGRDSLVLELAKYGLSARDLAANVNFFSKLDARDDGALEFVAGHSPAGSAFDLRFEMNTLAAFSTAPHPLDPRPDYAPKAVKLIAYRAYPADGAAPDDDPCRRACAENMRGFANTDRLFA from the coding sequence ATGTCGCCGAACCCCCAAGCCATTCTTGCCCCGCCGCCGCACGTCGCGTGGGAAACGCTGATTCCCGCCGGAACCCACTGGTCCGGCATCCTGCGCCGCGGCCTCGTGCTGCGCATCGTCGACGTCGACGGCGGCGCGAACCTGTCCGCCGTCTTTCATCGCCAGGAAGACCTGCTCGAACGCTACAACATGGCCGACACGCTGAAGGCGCAGCACACCGCGCATCTGACGCGCGGCCATGCGCTGTATACGGACATGGGCCGCGTGATCGCGTCGATCACGGCCGACACGCTCGGCTGGCACGACCCGCTCGGCGGCGTCGGCGATGCGCGGCTGTTCGCGCACAAGTACGGCACGTCGTCGTACCAGGCCGATCGCAACGCAATGATCCGCAACGGCCGCGACAGCCTCGTGCTCGAACTCGCCAAATACGGACTGTCGGCGCGCGACCTCGCCGCGAACGTCAACTTCTTCAGCAAGCTGGATGCACGCGACGACGGCGCGCTCGAGTTCGTCGCCGGACATTCGCCGGCCGGCAGCGCGTTCGACCTGCGCTTCGAGATGAACACGCTCGCGGCGTTCTCGACCGCGCCGCATCCGCTCGATCCGCGCCCGGACTATGCGCCGAAAGCCGTGAAGCTGATCGCGTACCGCGCGTATCCGGCCGACGGCGCGGCGCCCGACGACGACCCGTGCCGGCGCGCATGCGCGGAGAACATGCGCGGCTTCGCCAACACCGACCGTCTGTTCGCATGA
- a CDS encoding transporter substrate-binding domain-containing protein codes for MKVTIAYIEEPPFGWTEADGTATGADLELAATILRQIGVTRVEYCPTTFSELLPGVASGHWDMNVPLFVTPQRANTVAFSVPVWGIEDGFLVRPGNPKALRRYASIAERPDARLGIIAGQVQHDSAMAAGVSRRQIVVFEQQADAIAAVLSGVIDAYASTALGNRIVAGRIGSAMIEAVAHEPDGNGSQRTPPLGAFSFNRENRDLLTVFNRQLRAYVGSPDHRARMARFGLTAREIDPAVSPTG; via the coding sequence ATGAAGGTAACCATTGCGTACATCGAGGAACCTCCGTTTGGATGGACCGAAGCGGATGGCACCGCCACAGGTGCCGATCTCGAGCTCGCGGCGACGATTCTCCGGCAGATAGGCGTCACCCGCGTCGAGTATTGCCCGACGACGTTCAGCGAGTTGCTGCCCGGCGTCGCATCGGGGCACTGGGACATGAACGTGCCGCTCTTCGTGACACCGCAGCGGGCCAATACCGTTGCGTTCAGCGTGCCGGTGTGGGGAATCGAGGACGGTTTCCTGGTGCGGCCCGGCAACCCGAAGGCGCTCAGGCGTTATGCGTCGATCGCCGAACGTCCCGATGCGCGCCTCGGCATCATCGCCGGACAGGTACAGCATGATTCCGCGATGGCGGCAGGCGTGAGCCGGCGGCAAATCGTCGTCTTCGAACAGCAAGCCGACGCGATCGCGGCCGTGCTCTCCGGCGTGATCGACGCCTATGCGAGCACCGCTTTGGGGAATCGCATCGTGGCGGGCCGGATAGGCAGCGCGATGATCGAGGCCGTCGCGCACGAGCCGGATGGCAACGGCAGCCAGCGGACGCCTCCGCTGGGCGCGTTTTCATTCAACCGGGAAAACCGGGATCTCCTGACGGTGTTCAATCGGCAACTGCGCGCGTATGTCGGCTCGCCGGACCATCGCGCGCGCATGGCGAGATTCGGGTTGACGGCTCGCGAGATCGATCCAGCCGTCTCGCCGACAGGATAG
- a CDS encoding NADPH-dependent F420 reductase has protein sequence MRYAIIGFGKIGHALARAFARNGIEVAVATTRDPQSFTADAAAIGPTIIPVTLAEAVKADVIFLAVRFESHPAVAKALADWNGKTVIDAMNTQAPLDELDGLPSSAFVAKAFTGARLVKGFNHLAAGVLGQDPAVHGGRRVVFLASDDDEATAEVGTLAEQLGFAPIQLGGLSEGGWLVHARGNNWGRLIFKDLVRFD, from the coding sequence ATGCGTTACGCAATCATCGGCTTCGGCAAGATCGGCCATGCGCTTGCCAGGGCATTCGCCCGCAACGGCATCGAAGTGGCCGTTGCAACCACGCGCGATCCGCAAAGCTTTACGGCCGATGCGGCCGCGATCGGACCGACGATCATTCCCGTTACCCTGGCGGAAGCGGTCAAGGCGGACGTCATCTTTCTGGCGGTTCGTTTCGAGTCGCACCCGGCGGTCGCCAAAGCGCTGGCCGACTGGAACGGAAAGACCGTCATCGACGCGATGAACACGCAGGCCCCGCTGGACGAACTGGACGGTCTCCCATCCTCGGCCTTCGTCGCGAAAGCGTTCACCGGCGCCAGACTGGTGAAAGGCTTCAACCATCTGGCCGCTGGCGTTCTTGGCCAGGACCCGGCCGTCCACGGCGGCAGGCGAGTCGTGTTTCTGGCGAGCGACGATGACGAGGCCACGGCGGAAGTGGGTACGCTCGCGGAACAACTCGGTTTCGCGCCGATCCAGCTTGGCGGGCTATCGGAAGGCGGATGGCTGGTACACGCGCGCGGAAATAACTGGGGGCGCCTGATCTTCAAGGACCTGGTCAGGTTCGACTGA
- a CDS encoding urea amidolyase associated protein UAAP2, with translation MPIIESRLDPRDAIHDVTLSAGDPWLHDLKRGQTFRILDLEGNQAVDTLFYRTDDPEERYSAQDTIRSQRNLYLSAGSVLMSSRGNPMATIVADTCGRHDTLGGACAAESNTVRYALDKRYMHNCRDSFLNAISHCTCGAGARLTKRDLVGNVNFFMNVPVTPLGGLTFEDGISAPGKYVEMRAEMDVTVLISNCPQLNNPCNGYNPTPVRLMIWEAE, from the coding sequence ATGCCGATCATCGAAAGCCGTCTCGACCCGCGCGACGCGATCCACGACGTCACGCTGAGCGCGGGCGACCCGTGGCTGCACGACCTGAAGCGCGGGCAGACCTTCCGCATTCTCGACCTCGAAGGCAACCAGGCCGTCGACACGCTGTTCTACCGCACCGACGATCCCGAAGAGCGCTACAGCGCGCAGGACACGATCCGCTCGCAGCGCAACCTGTACCTGAGCGCCGGCAGCGTGCTCATGTCGAGCCGCGGCAACCCGATGGCGACGATCGTCGCCGATACGTGCGGCCGTCACGACACGCTCGGCGGCGCGTGCGCGGCCGAGAGCAACACGGTGCGCTATGCGCTCGACAAGCGCTACATGCACAACTGCCGCGACAGCTTCCTCAACGCGATCTCGCACTGCACGTGCGGCGCCGGCGCGCGGCTCACCAAGCGCGACCTGGTCGGCAACGTCAACTTCTTCATGAACGTGCCCGTCACGCCGCTCGGCGGGCTCACGTTCGAGGACGGCATCTCGGCGCCCGGCAAGTACGTCGAGATGCGTGCGGAGATGGACGTCACGGTGCTGATCTCGAACTGCCCGCAACTCAACAATCCGTGCAACGGCTACAACCCGACGCCCGTGCGCCTCATGATCTGGGAGGCGGAATGA
- a CDS encoding ABC transporter ATP-binding protein: MQNPQAVPDYLIQSDAVRERFARLKARDVILDVRHVGKRFTTPQGECVALDDISFRTHRREFVCVIGPSGCGKSTLIRILAGLDAQTSGDVLLDGKPVDGPGADRGMVFQGYTLFPWLTVKKNVMFGLRMNGSSSGVAEREALQWLDLVGLTRFADVYPHQLSGGMKQRVAIARALANRPRILLMDEPFGALDAQTRARMQTHLLDIWRNIDVTILFITHDLDEAIFLADRILVLKANPGGVQELIEVPVPRPRDYSQVNTPEFVATKARLEALIHPREAATAEDDGIKPHMIRMTDVADNVE; encoded by the coding sequence ATGCAGAACCCGCAAGCCGTTCCCGATTACCTGATCCAGTCCGACGCGGTGCGCGAGCGCTTCGCGCGGCTGAAGGCCCGCGACGTGATACTCGACGTGCGACACGTCGGCAAGCGCTTCACGACGCCGCAGGGCGAGTGCGTCGCGCTCGACGACATCAGTTTCCGCACGCACCGGCGCGAGTTCGTGTGCGTGATCGGCCCGTCCGGCTGCGGCAAGTCGACGTTGATCCGGATTCTCGCCGGGCTCGACGCGCAGACGAGCGGCGACGTGCTGCTGGACGGCAAGCCGGTCGACGGGCCGGGCGCCGATCGCGGAATGGTGTTCCAGGGCTATACGCTGTTTCCGTGGCTCACGGTGAAGAAGAACGTGATGTTCGGTCTGCGCATGAACGGCAGCAGCAGCGGCGTGGCCGAGCGCGAAGCGCTGCAGTGGCTCGATCTCGTCGGGCTGACGCGTTTCGCCGACGTGTATCCGCACCAGTTGTCGGGCGGCATGAAGCAGCGCGTGGCGATCGCCCGCGCGCTCGCGAACCGTCCGCGCATCCTGCTGATGGACGAGCCGTTCGGCGCGCTGGACGCCCAGACGCGGGCCAGGATGCAGACCCATCTGCTCGACATCTGGCGCAACATCGACGTGACGATCCTGTTCATCACGCACGACCTCGACGAGGCGATCTTTCTGGCCGACCGGATTCTGGTGCTGAAGGCGAATCCGGGCGGGGTGCAGGAGCTGATCGAGGTGCCGGTGCCGCGGCCGCGCGATTATTCGCAGGTCAATACGCCCGAGTTCGTCGCGACGAAGGCGCGGCTCGAAGCGCTGATTCATCCGCGGGAGGCCGCGACCGCCGAAGACGACGGCATCAAGCCGCACATGATCCGGATGACGGACGTGGCGGATAACGTCGAATAG
- a CDS encoding ABC transporter permease, with translation MTTTRNTTGWLAVRRELTTRGKWTLALASFLLPFAVWCLISYVPFVWHPQMRITNPGSVDYFQTGMQIDRDVFDDELAHARAAHAAVPEGERANPVYLPAPHQVLRAFYTAFTTPPASRDGVWLHESLWHSIRIIFWGFVISSAIGVPLGIVCGTFSALARLQEPFLEFFRYLPAPAFGALMVAILGIYDAPKIAIIVIGTLFQQVLIIANTTRKLEYGLFEAAMTLGTKKLKLLTHVVIPGVLPDLYRDQRILLGWAWTYLIVAELVGTSSGITWYISQQARYQHFDNVYAAILMIGIIGLGTDIVLGLLGRRLFPWDRTLKA, from the coding sequence ATGACAACGACCCGCAACACGACCGGCTGGCTCGCGGTGCGCCGCGAGCTGACGACGCGCGGCAAATGGACGCTCGCGCTGGCGTCCTTCCTGCTGCCGTTCGCCGTCTGGTGTCTGATCAGTTATGTGCCGTTCGTCTGGCATCCGCAGATGCGCATCACGAATCCGGGCAGCGTCGACTATTTCCAGACCGGGATGCAGATCGACCGCGACGTGTTCGACGACGAACTCGCGCATGCGCGGGCCGCGCACGCGGCGGTGCCCGAGGGCGAGCGCGCGAATCCGGTCTACCTGCCGGCGCCGCACCAGGTCTTGCGCGCGTTCTACACGGCGTTCACGACACCGCCCGCGTCGCGCGACGGCGTGTGGCTGCACGAAAGCCTGTGGCACAGCATCCGCATCATCTTCTGGGGCTTCGTGATTTCGTCCGCGATCGGCGTGCCGCTCGGCATCGTCTGCGGCACCTTCAGTGCGCTCGCGCGGCTGCAGGAGCCGTTCCTGGAGTTCTTCCGCTACCTGCCGGCGCCGGCGTTCGGCGCGCTGATGGTCGCGATTCTCGGCATCTATGACGCGCCGAAGATCGCGATCATCGTGATCGGTACGCTGTTCCAGCAGGTGCTGATCATCGCGAACACCACGCGCAAGCTCGAATACGGGCTGTTCGAGGCCGCGATGACGCTCGGCACGAAGAAGCTGAAGCTGCTCACGCACGTCGTGATTCCGGGCGTGCTGCCGGACCTGTATCGCGATCAGCGCATCCTGCTCGGCTGGGCGTGGACTTACCTGATCGTCGCCGAGCTGGTCGGCACGAGTTCGGGCATCACGTGGTACATCAGCCAGCAGGCGCGCTACCAGCATTTCGACAACGTATATGCGGCAATCCTGATGATCGGGATCATCGGCCTCGGCACCGACATCGTGCTCGGGCTGCTCGGCCGCCGGCTCTTTCCGTGGGACCGCACGCTGAAAGCGTGA
- the atzF gene encoding allophanate hydrolase, which yields MSTKDRPVLPGLRSIAALRARYAAGDLTPHALVDAIAAHFDAGDSHHAWIRPLTRDEMMSYADALAGRDIASLPLYGVPFAIKDNIDLAGIPTTAGCPAYAYTPARSAPVVERLIAAGAIPVGKTNLDQFATGLSGQRSPYGACRNALDPRYASGGSSSGSAVAVALGVATFSLGTDTAGSGRVPAAFHGLVGLKPTRGVLSTLGVVPACRSLDCVSVFARSADDARTVFATAHGVTDGDPYGRAWQPLLGADGLRAQPARPLAQLRFGTPRADQLEFFGDASYRAAWGAALERLRATGARVVEIDFAPFLAAARLLYDGPWVAERLAAIGAFAAREPDALHPVIREIVGGASRFSAADAFAAFDRLAALRVDAARAWDGLDAIVMPTSATTATVDALEADPIAINSRFGYYTNFVNLLDLSAIAVPAGTCATGPHAGLPFGITFVGRAHDDARLLDLAQAWGEGAAAVDDVRPPAAAMSARAAAAGVVRVAVVGAHLRGEPLNGQLTQRGARFVTATTTAPAYRLYALSAEASGGVAKPGLVRVPNDGAPIAVEVWEMPVDAYGSFVAGIAAPLGIGTLTLADGARVQGFLCESVALDDAQDITRFGGWRAYRAQAAGGALQ from the coding sequence ATGAGCACGAAGGACCGCCCGGTGCTGCCCGGGCTGCGCTCGATTGCCGCGCTGCGTGCCCGCTATGCGGCGGGCGACCTGACGCCGCATGCGCTCGTCGACGCGATCGCCGCGCATTTCGACGCGGGCGACTCGCACCATGCGTGGATCAGGCCGCTCACGCGCGACGAGATGATGTCGTATGCCGACGCGCTGGCCGGACGCGACATCGCGTCGTTGCCGCTGTACGGCGTGCCGTTCGCGATCAAGGACAACATCGACCTCGCCGGCATCCCGACGACCGCAGGCTGCCCCGCCTACGCATACACGCCGGCACGCAGCGCGCCGGTGGTCGAGCGATTGATCGCGGCCGGCGCGATTCCCGTCGGCAAGACCAATCTCGACCAGTTCGCGACCGGGCTCTCGGGGCAGCGCTCGCCTTACGGTGCGTGCCGCAATGCGCTCGACCCGCGCTACGCGTCGGGCGGCTCGAGTTCCGGGTCGGCGGTGGCCGTCGCGCTCGGCGTCGCGACGTTCTCGCTCGGCACCGACACGGCGGGCTCCGGGCGCGTGCCGGCCGCCTTCCACGGGCTCGTCGGGCTCAAGCCGACACGCGGCGTGCTGAGCACGCTCGGCGTGGTGCCGGCCTGCCGGTCGCTCGATTGCGTGTCGGTGTTCGCGCGTTCGGCGGACGACGCGCGCACCGTGTTCGCCACCGCGCACGGCGTGACGGACGGCGATCCGTACGGGCGCGCCTGGCAGCCGCTGCTGGGCGCGGACGGGTTGCGCGCGCAGCCGGCGCGGCCGCTCGCGCAATTGCGCTTCGGCACGCCGCGTGCCGATCAGCTCGAATTCTTCGGCGACGCATCGTATCGCGCGGCCTGGGGCGCGGCGCTCGAACGGCTGCGCGCGACCGGCGCGCGGGTCGTCGAGATCGACTTCGCACCGTTCCTGGCCGCCGCGCGGCTGCTGTACGACGGCCCGTGGGTCGCCGAGCGGCTGGCCGCGATCGGCGCATTCGCCGCGCGCGAACCCGATGCACTGCATCCGGTGATCCGCGAAATCGTCGGCGGGGCGTCGCGCTTCAGCGCCGCCGACGCGTTCGCCGCCTTCGACCGGCTTGCGGCGCTGCGCGTCGACGCGGCCCGCGCGTGGGATGGCCTCGACGCGATCGTGATGCCGACCTCGGCGACGACCGCGACCGTCGATGCGCTCGAAGCCGATCCGATCGCGATCAATTCGCGCTTCGGTTACTACACGAACTTCGTGAACCTGCTCGACCTGTCGGCGATCGCGGTGCCGGCGGGTACTTGCGCAACCGGGCCGCATGCGGGCTTGCCGTTCGGGATCACGTTCGTCGGGCGTGCGCACGACGATGCGCGGCTGCTGGATCTCGCGCAGGCGTGGGGCGAGGGCGCGGCCGCCGTCGACGACGTTCGGCCGCCCGCGGCCGCGATGTCGGCGCGTGCCGCAGCCGCGGGTGTCGTGCGCGTGGCCGTCGTCGGCGCGCATCTACGCGGCGAACCGTTGAACGGGCAGCTCACGCAGCGCGGCGCGCGCTTCGTCACCGCGACCACCACCGCGCCGGCCTATCGCCTCTATGCGCTGTCCGCGGAAGCAAGCGGTGGCGTTGCCAAACCGGGGCTCGTGCGTGTGCCGAACGATGGCGCACCGATCGCGGTCGAGGTCTGGGAGATGCCGGTCGACGCGTACGGCAGCTTCGTCGCCGGTATCGCGGCGCCGCTTGGCATCGGCACGCTGACGCTCGCCGACGGTGCGCGCGTGCAGGGCTTCCTGTGCGAAAGCGTGGCCCTCGACGATGCGCAGGACATCACGCGCTTCGGCGGCTGGCGCGCTTACCGCGCGCAGGCGGCCGGCGGCGCATTGCAATGA
- the uca gene encoding urea carboxylase, whose product MRFAKVLVANRGEIACRVIRTLNRLGIASVAIYSDADRDARHVALADEAVRVGPAPAADSYLNVAAILAAARATGAQAVHPGYGFLSEHAGFADACEAAGLRFIGPRGDHMRAFGLKHTARELAAAHGVALLPGTGLLDDVATALAEADAIGYPVMLKSTAGGGGIGMSLCRDAAQLGAAFESVVRLGAANFAHAGVYLEKFVEHARHIEVQIFGDGRGGAIALGERDCSVQRRNQKVIEETPAPDLSAAERDALHASAVRLARAVGYASAGTVEFVFDASTRQFYFLEVNTRLQVEHCVTEAVTGVDLVEWMILQAEGDLPPLDTLAVAPRGASIQVRLYAEDPNKQFQPSAGLLTHVAFPDDVRVDGWIEAGTEISAHYDPLLAKLIVRGDTRRDALAALRAALDQTELYGIETNLDYLRAVVGSDTFARGAPTTAFLSRFAFAPHTIDVLDGGVQTTVQQAPGRVGYWSVGVPPSGPMDDRAFDLANALLGNARDAAGLEFTMVGATLRFNSATLFVLGGAPLAATLDGEAVPFWQVVRARPGAVLKLGGVTGAGVRACLAVKGGLQVPDYLGSKATFTLGQFGGHAGRALRKGDVLHLHADVGRGDAGATLAAAEIPALTHAWTLGVLDGPHGAPDFFTPDDIAMLYGTQWTVHYNSSRTGVRLIGPKPQWARADGGEAGLHPSNIHDNAYAIGAVDFTGDMPVILGPDGPSLGGFVCPVTVVCDELWKLGQLRPGDTVQFVRAGVSAGKPAAAAVDATRDVAAAASDSSGSSDDCVLHRDPSAGGGIGVVYRRSGDRNVLVEYGPLVLDLNLRFRVHALMGWLDAHRLPGMLDLTPGIRSLQVQFDARTLPLDALLAHLQAAERELADVADLRVPNRIVHLPLSWDDPSTRVAIERYMQSVRPDAPWCPSNIEFIRRINGLASIDDVKRIVFDARYLVMGLGDVYLGAPVATPLDPRHRLVTTKYNPARTWTPENAVGIGGAYLCVYGMEGPGGYQFVGRTVQMWNRHRTTREFEAGKPWLLRFFDEIRFYEVSEAELTALRADFIAGRATLKIEESVFDLRAYNRFLHDEAESIAAFKATQQAAFDAERERWRAAGHAEYAGDAEPGDAQADRVAGALDDTQRAIAADVSGSVWKVLVDAGERVTEGQVVAIVESMKMEVAVTATEDGTIETIDCAPGAAVVAGQRLMVMKAGAAEEVA is encoded by the coding sequence ATGAGATTCGCCAAAGTTCTCGTCGCGAATCGCGGCGAAATTGCCTGCCGCGTGATCCGCACGCTGAATCGCCTCGGCATCGCATCGGTCGCGATCTATTCGGATGCCGACCGCGACGCGCGCCACGTGGCGCTCGCCGACGAAGCCGTGCGGGTCGGGCCCGCGCCGGCGGCCGACAGCTATCTGAACGTCGCGGCGATCCTCGCCGCCGCGCGCGCGACCGGCGCGCAGGCCGTGCATCCCGGCTACGGTTTCCTGTCCGAGCACGCGGGCTTCGCCGACGCGTGCGAAGCGGCGGGCCTGCGCTTCATCGGGCCGCGCGGCGATCACATGCGCGCGTTCGGCCTCAAGCACACCGCGCGCGAACTCGCGGCCGCGCACGGCGTCGCGCTGCTGCCCGGCACCGGGCTGCTCGACGACGTCGCGACGGCGCTCGCCGAAGCCGACGCGATCGGCTATCCGGTGATGCTGAAAAGCACCGCGGGCGGCGGCGGCATCGGCATGTCGCTGTGCCGCGATGCGGCGCAGCTCGGCGCAGCGTTCGAATCCGTCGTGCGGCTCGGCGCCGCGAACTTCGCGCATGCGGGTGTCTATCTCGAGAAGTTCGTCGAACACGCGCGGCACATCGAAGTGCAGATCTTCGGCGACGGCCGCGGCGGCGCGATCGCGCTCGGCGAACGCGATTGCTCGGTGCAGCGGCGCAACCAGAAGGTGATCGAGGAAACGCCCGCGCCCGATCTGAGCGCCGCCGAGCGCGACGCGCTGCACGCGAGCGCGGTGCGGCTCGCGCGCGCGGTGGGCTACGCGTCGGCCGGCACGGTCGAATTCGTGTTCGACGCGAGCACGCGGCAATTCTATTTCCTCGAGGTGAACACGCGGCTGCAGGTCGAGCATTGCGTGACCGAGGCCGTGACGGGCGTCGATCTCGTGGAATGGATGATCCTGCAGGCCGAAGGCGACCTGCCGCCGCTCGACACGCTCGCCGTCGCCCCGCGCGGCGCGAGCATCCAGGTGCGGCTCTATGCGGAGGACCCGAACAAGCAGTTCCAGCCGAGCGCCGGACTGCTCACGCACGTTGCGTTTCCCGACGACGTGCGGGTCGACGGCTGGATCGAGGCGGGCACGGAGATCAGCGCGCATTACGATCCGCTGCTCGCGAAGCTGATCGTGCGCGGCGACACGCGGCGCGACGCGCTGGCCGCGCTGCGGGCCGCGCTCGACCAGACCGAGCTGTACGGGATCGAGACCAACCTCGACTACCTGCGTGCGGTCGTCGGCTCCGACACGTTCGCGCGCGGCGCGCCGACCACTGCCTTCCTGTCGCGCTTCGCGTTCGCGCCGCACACGATCGACGTGCTCGACGGCGGCGTGCAGACCACCGTGCAGCAGGCGCCCGGGCGGGTCGGCTACTGGAGCGTCGGCGTGCCGCCGTCGGGGCCGATGGACGATCGCGCATTCGATCTCGCAAACGCGCTGCTCGGCAACGCGCGCGACGCGGCCGGGCTGGAATTCACGATGGTCGGCGCGACGCTGCGCTTCAATAGCGCGACGCTGTTCGTGCTCGGCGGTGCACCGCTCGCGGCCACGCTCGACGGTGAAGCGGTGCCGTTCTGGCAGGTCGTGCGAGCCCGACCGGGCGCGGTATTGAAACTGGGCGGCGTGACCGGCGCGGGCGTGCGCGCGTGTCTCGCCGTCAAGGGCGGGCTGCAGGTGCCCGACTATCTCGGCAGCAAGGCGACCTTCACGCTCGGCCAGTTCGGCGGCCATGCCGGCCGCGCGCTTCGCAAGGGCGACGTGCTGCATCTGCACGCGGACGTCGGGCGCGGCGACGCTGGTGCGACGCTGGCCGCGGCCGAGATTCCCGCGCTGACGCATGCATGGACGCTCGGCGTGCTCGACGGTCCGCATGGCGCGCCGGATTTCTTCACGCCGGACGACATCGCGATGCTCTACGGCACGCAGTGGACCGTCCATTACAACTCCAGCCGCACCGGCGTGCGGCTGATCGGCCCGAAGCCGCAATGGGCCCGTGCGGACGGCGGCGAGGCGGGGTTGCATCCGTCGAACATCCACGACAACGCGTATGCGATTGGCGCGGTCGATTTCACCGGCGACATGCCGGTGATTCTCGGCCCGGACGGGCCGAGCCTCGGCGGCTTCGTGTGTCCGGTGACGGTCGTGTGCGACGAGTTGTGGAAGCTCGGGCAGTTGCGGCCGGGCGATACCGTGCAGTTCGTGCGTGCGGGCGTGTCGGCCGGGAAACCGGCTGCGGCGGCGGTGGATGCGACGCGTGACGTTGCCGCAGCCGCATCCGACTCATCCGGCTCCTCCGACGACTGCGTGCTGCATCGCGACCCGTCGGCCGGCGGCGGCATCGGCGTCGTCTACCGGCGCTCGGGCGACCGCAACGTGCTGGTCGAATACGGGCCGCTCGTGCTCGATCTGAACCTGCGCTTTCGCGTGCACGCGCTGATGGGCTGGCTCGACGCGCACCGGCTGCCCGGCATGCTCGACCTGACGCCGGGCATCCGCTCGCTCCAGGTGCAGTTCGACGCGCGGACGCTGCCGCTCGACGCGCTGCTCGCGCATCTGCAGGCCGCCGAGCGCGAACTTGCCGACGTGGCCGACCTGCGTGTGCCGAACCGCATCGTGCATCTGCCGCTGTCGTGGGACGACCCGTCGACGCGCGTCGCGATCGAGCGCTACATGCAGTCGGTGCGGCCCGATGCGCCGTGGTGCCCGAGCAATATCGAGTTCATCCGGCGCATCAACGGCCTGGCGAGCATCGACGACGTGAAGCGCATCGTGTTCGACGCGCGCTATCTGGTGATGGGCCTCGGCGACGTCTACCTCGGTGCGCCCGTCGCGACGCCGCTCGATCCGCGCCACCGGCTCGTGACGACGAAATACAACCCCGCGCGCACCTGGACGCCGGAGAACGCGGTCGGCATCGGCGGCGCGTACCTGTGCGTGTACGGGATGGAAGGGCCGGGCGGCTATCAGTTCGTCGGCCGCACCGTGCAGATGTGGAACCGCCACCGCACCACGCGCGAATTCGAGGCCGGCAAGCCATGGCTGCTGCGCTTCTTCGACGAGATCCGCTTCTACGAAGTCAGCGAGGCCGAGCTGACTGCGTTGCGTGCGGATTTCATCGCGGGCCGCGCGACGCTGAAGATCGAGGAATCGGTGTTCGATCTGCGCGCCTACAACCGCTTCCTGCACGACGAGGCGGAGTCGATCGCCGCGTTCAAGGCGACGCAGCAGGCCGCGTTCGACGCGGAGCGCGAGCGCTGGCGCGCGGCGGGCCACGCGGAATACGCCGGCGACGCGGAGCCGGGCGACGCGCAAGCGGACCGGGTAGCGGGTGCGCTCGACGACACGCAGCGGGCGATTGCCGCCGACGTGTCGGGCAGCGTGTGGAAGGTGCTGGTGGACGCCGGCGAGCGCGTGACCGAAGGGCAGGTCGTCGCGATCGTCGAATCGATGAAGATGGAGGTGGCGGTGACGGCAACGGAAGACGGCACGATCGAGACGATCGATTGCGCGCCTGGCGCGGCGGTGGTGGCCGGCCAGCGGCTGATGGTGATGAAGGCGGGCGCCGCCGAGGAGGTCGCATGA